GACATGActtatttaattgttaaaagTGTTAAAAGCGATTCTAACTCAGCTAGGTTTGACAGCTGGGGTTGGTTACAGGAAGTGGATGGTAGTCAgtcttaaggcccattcatacctcacgtaaaagacggatacggatacgtgtggagtgtttcatacgttctaaccgtcgattttgTCCGtactttgacacgaaaattgggagttTACAATTACGGACGAAatggatcaatacggagcaatactaccggaaacggtgggggcgctattgagtttgtagtacaaaatgtcaacaaaatcacgaagaaggttgtaattctgggctttaaacaatggcgggattcgagggacgacttgcggagcttgtccgcaactacccacacatatgatgtgtcgtgtccggggcacagggacaaacaaaaagtttacttacggagcaaatacaacaaaatcacgtcttggatgtttgatcagtgacgaatcattggcgcccagcactgccacctagaggaaatattggagttattgcgcacctcaatggacggaggtatgaaggagtgaacggatagaacgtacggacagaaatacggacgtgtaggccaaacgtagggtatgaatgggcctttagttGGAATTCTCTCTCTTATTTTAGTGGTCATTGCCCTGCTGGTAGTTTTGTCATCCTGTTTTATCCTCTTGGTAAAATATCTGTTATCCTTTGCGGCATCAGCCTCTTTATAGGTCAGTCTGAAGCAGTGACTGATGTCTTTCCCCAGCCTGAATCCCTAGATCATGATTTTTCTGATCTGAGTTCTGTCATGGTTCTAATTTGCTTAACCCGCATGCAGAGATACTCAGGAGACCAAATCCAAGGTCTAGCggattatttataaaacaactggacaaaGACATTGGGATCATTGGAAGATGATGGGAAGTCAGGGTCCGTGGAGCGCAAGGTCAGGCTCTGAGAACTGAGAACTGGGGAAAACAGCAAGATCGGTGTTAGACTCGGGAAGCGAATCTTCCACTGTAGGGATGGCGGCTACAGGCTCTGTGGAACAGGGTCGCCAGGGGCCAATCGTCAGGGCACAGGGGAAGCAAGTGGCTGCGAGGCTTGGAGGCTGGACGATGGAGTGTGAGAAGGGTATGACAGACAAGGGCTCGCTGCTGGCCGGCtgccagctggagatcagacaAAGAGGTATTGGCGGGATTAGTCGCAGGAAGCACAGAGACCAGGGAGCGCAGCGCAGCGCAGCGCAGCGGGATCTGGAGAAGCTTAATCCTGCAGCACAAGAGACGTGAGTTAGCGTAGGGAGAACGTCCTTTGATGTTGGCAGAACAAATCGTTCCATGAAGGTTAACACTCCCACCGAGGGCTGCATAGTGTGATACCTGCTGCTCCGCGTCTCCCCGCTCATCAGCAACCACCtgctgaaagagagagagaggaaaacagCTGCTCACTGACCGGGTGCAGCCcgcagaaccctgacactaACACCAGATCGATTCTTGACAATAATATTTCAGGGGTGTTGTTTAGGATTCCTCCAAATTTCAACCAATGAAAAGTTGGTATGGAATTCAAGCACAGTATAATGTAATCAAGAATAATTATTGAGTTTCAGAGATCTAATAGGGTACCTGTCAAAATATTCATCCTGTGTCAAAATAACATACCCACCAAACAAAATAGACAGTGTAATGAAGACTTTTATATTGTGAAACTGTCAGTAACTTATAGTTGTTACTGTAACCATAAGCATTTGTtgcaatgaaaaaaacagagtctATGTTAATAAGAGCTACCAATGTCCATCATCATTTACCTTATGTGAAACTCCATTACCAGAGTACTTGTTGAAGCAAATGGCAACCCATGCAGACCTGTTTCATGACTGAACAGCGTTTTGTCTCTCCACTGAGATGTCCAGAAGGTGGTATCTGAGGCACAGAAGTGGGTTTCTTATAGAAGGACACAGTTATATTGTAGTCATTTAAAACCCAAAAAATAGCTTTTCTTTTGATATTGTTCAAATAAATAAGGGATAATTTGGCTTTCAGAACATTAATTTGCTGGAAAActagacaacaacaaaaatacacaaaatattaATAGAAAAGTTAGAAAGTAGCTTTAGATCGGTCATGTAGCTGAAAGGCCCTCTGAAATAAGCCATTTTACCCGCCTGACATGCTTGGTTGATGCGTGGCCACAACGCCTGCCTTGCTAGCCTGTCTTCTTTAGTTAAGTCCTCCATCAACTTGATTACTGCATCTCTACAAacttaggacttttttttcattcttcaaaaGCCCTCTCTGTGGTGCCTTCTTGTTAATTGAACAATTACATATCACACTTGGTTTTCTTCCTTTGGACCAATTCAATGCACTGTTTCCACAATGTCATCTATGTTTAGTTGTCAGTGGGGGGCCATTTTGCCAAGTAGCTTGATCACATCTGGTCTGATGTATTCAGACATGTTCCCTTGTAGCAAAACTATTTTCTCCAACCAGAGTCCCTGTTAATGTTGCAATACTGGGCAGCATTCTCAGTATTGCAACAGGCTTCCTCCTCATTTGTTTCCCATTTGAGCCATCTATGGCCCTTCTTTTACAGTAACAGTATTCACTGGACATGCCCAGACATACCTCTCCTTTTAGCCTGTCTATGCCTAagaattttaacacatttactTTCTTCGAAACAGTCattcaaattatttcatttaatattaatatacaAGTGCTTGAGCctttaacaaaaagaaagataGGTAATCAaccatacatttttaagtgcTTTCTGTCATTGgctttttcttgtgtttcttAATGTCCATTGTTATGGCTGCAGTCAGTCCTGGCCTTATTTTCCTTGTAGGGTTGGAGGTAGTATGCATTTCCCTGATTGgtgctctgctgctttaaagctgctatgtatgcagcagagaggaggctctcttcctgctctccctcctcagaaccccatttggtttggtttgtagtTTATCTTATTgttgggttttgttaggtttgttttgcatttgcttatttctggttagtAGTGATAGGTAGATGAagcgtcatgaagcgtttcgacacgttgccaaactgtattgatattgtgccgatactgtgtcactgaatactgacaccggCTGGACTTTAAAAAtcactacaggcaacctggttgactgagttaactgacactgatttgatgacttagtatacacaataatacaatttaagtccttgtatgttgcattgtattattttatatcttcatctgaatttgaaatatcttagattttttttttagagacagccaataaataatgtgaacctgtatcataacgtaataacctctaagtaaacCTGTTGTGAATGGGGATgattgtggactggctttttgtttttgacaaatttttataaaaaaaaaaaactttcaacgTTTTGATATTGAGTCTGTTACACTTTTTTGATATCACATCTCCAGCTGTAGAAAACAGCCGCTCACACGATGAGGCTGGAGTGCAGAGAAATTGTAATGAAAGATGGAAGAGGTTTGGACAGActgtcttttggtttttccagTATATCATAGGATCCTGGGAGCCTGTGCTCCCAGGATCCTATGTCCCAAGTATCTATGCACCTCCTGGATGGCATCAGCTGTGGACCTTTGGCTCTGCCTGTCCACTTTGATGTCAAGATGTTGCCAAATATTATGTAAAAGAACAAATTGGCACATTAGTACAtgatttttaaacaacaaactgCTCAATAACATGCCTGAAGTAGGGGCAGACAgcttttgtgaagatggtcctgGCTGGGGCTCATTTGGGGTtgtcagatgatttatttcaatattctcagctgcacatcgcttttctaacacaatGAGGGAacactctcagttctgaacaatttctttgtgctgctcttcatttttattccaacagcagctttttaacgTAGGAGACGCAGAAAACGGTATGAAATGTTACTCAGttacagtttaaaggtgttccatagtcagagacccaaaggattaataaaataactacacaaaatgaaaccaataaaaaaatatgtaacatCCTTCAATCAAACTCAAAACCACGCCTATATTTCACACCTGTCAAAAAGTGACAgccggaagtcccgccttccACTTCCGGCGGAAGTCCCGCCTTCCTTAACCGGATGTTACGTCACGTCCTTAACCGGAAACCCCACCTTCTACTGTAACCGGATGTTACGTCACATCCTTATCCGGATGTCCCACCTTCTACTGTAACCGGATGTTCCGCTTTCTACCTCCAGGGGTCGCTGTCCCGGCCCTCGGAAACCCCCTCCCTTCGACCGcgcttaaaatattatttttatttattatatcaattatcattatatgttttttaaatcattttaattatgtaattaaTTTATGTAATATCTCGATGGTtaggaaatgtgtttttctgggGTTTTCTTATAACTAAACGGTATGATGGAATGCTTTTTGACAACTCTTGTTttatccgtgtgtgtgtgtgtgtgtgtgtgtgttttactcaGAATATAAAACTTtcacattgcagtatttcaTACTGCAGTATTTAGGCACATTTGTCCCTCCATACAGCAAGTCTCCGTTATGGCACATCCAACTCTCCATACATCCCAGTCTCCGCGCCGCTCTGCTAATAACAGCAgcaagatagttttttttttttctttactttcttgCTCTAAGCAGTCGGTAAGCtcttaacttaaacaaaaacaagcattttacaGAGCGGACCAGCTTTAAGGCACatctaaaaagcagagaaacccgatcttaacttaaaagcattttacagaGCGGACCAGATTCTACGCGGCACatctaaaaagcagagaaacccgatcttaacttaaaagcattttacacAGCGGACCAGATTCTACGCGGCACatctaaaaagcagagaaacccgatcttaacttaaaagcattttacagaGCGGAGCAGATTCTACGCGGCACagctaaaaagcagagaaatccGACAGCTCTCCGCAAGACGCTGAATTGAATGTGAGCGGTTCAGCTGGTCTGTTAGGGGAGGAGTTTTGCTCCGCTAGCCCGCACCGCTAGTTCCAGACACCGCTGCATCTTTTGCAATCCACATCAGATCAGAGTTTTATTCGATCAGACTTTCGAGACGGCGTGGTCAGTTTAAACCCAGCATGATCCTTCCTGTCTGTAGAATTCAAAGGATGGTTTTCCGCCCCACACAGAGCAAGTGTTGTAACAAGCACCGTTATGTAACAAGCACCGTTTCGGGTGGCGAGACGGGCGGGGACCGTGACGTGAAAGGATTGCGCCTTTTCCAATCAACATTGCCAGGAAGCGCCTTATTCAGACAAATTTTAAACCCAGCGGGACACATCCTGCCGTCTGTAGAATTCAAGGGATGTTATGCCGCCCTGCGCCGTGCAAGGTGCTATTTCAAACACCTATACGGGGGATGAGACTAGGCGGGGTCGTGACGAAGCAATCTGTAAACAATGCTGAGGAGATGGTCGATTATGCTAGTGTACAGCTGTCGCGACATCCTGGCCTAGTAAACATGTCGCTGGCGGGGTTTAACGATCGGACGATGTGGCTATTGTTTCGGCTACCTGGGGGTACCTGCGTGAATCCCGCCCTCAATTCAAACCTTTGCTATAAGGCGTCCGGTGGACACCCCTTTCACAGACACAGGCGGCTTAAACGTGCATCATGTCCGGAGGTCGTTCTTCATCTGTTGCAGCAGCCCAGGTCCATAATGCGGGATTGACGTTGACCCAGGAGTTCAACGAGATTTTCGCTGGTAAGTTACTGCTTTAATTTTATCTTTAGCCGCtttttaaggtgtttttaaCAGAGTTTTATTCTCTGCTGGATGGGCTTTGTGTGTTATAACTACAagtctctgctgtttttagagttttagcacaaattcaggggtgaaaggctgtgtttagcacaaggggctagcacttttattgttcaagttacctgtttttattgctatgtgtttcattgtttgctggatgggctttgtgtgttttaagCGGGCAACTACaggcctctgctgtttttagagttttagcacaaattcaggggtgaaaggctgtgtttagcacaaggggctagcacttttattgttcaagttacctgtttttattgctatgtgtttcattgtttgctgGATGGGCTTTGTGTGTTATAAGCGGGCAACTACaggcctctgctgtttttagagttttagTCTGAATTCTGAGGTAAGGCTTTGAATAGCAGTTTCAGTCATTGTGGCCTGCTTGCAGAAGTATATATCTTCCATTGCTgttattacaatatattttatttatttgtttcagcgCCAACAACTGCTGAACTACAAGACCTAGATTTTACACTAACGGATATTGGTAAGATGTGATTCAGCCTTgtattaaagtatatttttattaaaatcacagTCTTTAAAATACTAATACTATGTTTCAaccattgttatttttctgtattccaGATCTTACCGACAAAGGGTTAATTGACGAGCGTTACGGTTGTCCGAACCAGCCAAATCAGAATGACTTCCACAAAGAGCTAGCGGTGATACAGCCTGGATCGAGCAGAGCACAAACGCCCAGTGAAGCAAGATTGTGTCCGAAGCCATTCAACCCAAGTGTGTTCCACGGAGAGCTAGCGGTGACACAGCCTGGATCGAGCAGAGCACAAACGCCCAGTGAAGCAAGATTGTGTCCGAAGCCATTCAACCCAAGTGTGTTCCACGGAGAGCTAGCGGTGACACAGCCTGGATCGAGCAGAGCACAAACGCCCAGTGAAGCAAGATTGTGTCCGAAGCCAGTCAAACCGAGTGTGTTCCGCAAAGAGCCAGCGGTGATACAACCTGGACCGAGCAGACCACATACGCCCCGTAAAGGAAGATTGAGTTTAGCTAAAAGGAGGCTCCCAGCAGAAATAGCTGCTCAGAACACATCAACACCAAAGCGGCAGAGGACTGAAGAACATAACGGGTCAGTTGTTGTAATAAGTTCTCCAGAGACATCAGAGCACCACGATCGCTTCCCCGAGGAAGCTCCCCGGCTCACCACGTCACACGGCCTCCCTCGAAACGTTAATCAGGGGACAACGCTTCCTGCAGCACGTAAGTTAACTATTATAAGTCTCAAACTAACTCTGATGGTACATTTTCTGAATTAGTCCGGCTCATttagtgtatttattcatttacccACAGTAACACCCCGCCGTGACATTGTTGCTCAAGCACTCTTTACGGCTGGAATACAGCCTCATCCCGATACATTTGGCCAGACGGACGGTAAGCATGCAAGTGTTCTATGctatatgttattattatttatttatcatttcttcttcttcatgtatTACCTTGTTTAAAAAAGGTTGTCTCTCCCTGCTTACTATTTCTACAGTAACAATTCAGTCTGTACACCAGAATAATGACGCCGAgctaatagcagcagcagcagaagcggAAACGGCAGCATCAGAAGCATCAGCACATGATCGGTCTCGTCCTGCCTCATCTGCTCAGCACCCTGGTGAGTTTGTGGTGCTGTTGGTAACACACTGGCAGTGAAACGGTAGGGTTGCAGTTCTAAACTGCAGCCCTTGTAACCCTTagcctatttttatttattcttttctgtcatctttttcttttcgtgTATTACCCCCGTTTTAAAACTCTGTCACCGTctgcttattttaatttgtagtaGCACAGGTCATCCGCCGTGACGCAGGAAAACACAAGAAGAGGCGGAGTCTCAGAAGCCTGTGTTCGTCAGTCCTGAGAGTTCAGCAAAACTTCAAGCAGTTAATCATCAAAGCGGATGCGACTGGTCCAATTATTGATGGTACATCTTAAGTTCAATGCTTTCAAAGAATTTGTTTGTaatataatacttttttttattcaatactCATTATGTACGataaaattaattatatatatttttttcattcttttattaCAGCCGCTGCATGGGCAGTAACGCATATGCCAGTTGCTACGGGACGTCAAGCTGCCCTCTACCGCCGGAAAACTGCTGCGCTTCTGAATTACTGCGAGACTCTGATGGTTGAACTGGTTGATGCCAGTACCGTTAACCAGCTAAGTTGtaacctgtttaaaaaaaaaaaaaaaaaaaaaaaaaaaatggaaagtcaACAAATCAGAGAGGCTCTGGATGGAATTGTTGAGGCTGTAAATCAACTTCGGAATCTCCCTGTTCAGCATGCAACCGAATCTGTAAATCTTACCCCAGGATCTCCTGTCAGACTTCAGGGGCAGACTGATCCGGATTGGGATTCTGAGCGGTTTCTATGGTTAGAACAAACCGTTGGCGAGCTAAATGATTCTTTCTCTCAATCAATCACGTGTTTGAACGACTCGCTAGAATTTCAACAACGAGTTACAAATGTTTTAAGTGATATCACCCAAATGGTTAACGACCTCCGGAATATACCAGTTCAGCAGGGTCTGGGGTTTGCGGATTTAAATCCAGGTAATTCACCAGATAGACAGCAGGGTCATACACACTCGGGTTCGAATTATGAGCGTTTATCATCACTAGAACAAGCTATCCatcaattaaatgtttctgtctctcaAACATTTACCTCCAATCCTACAAGCCTTCAATTCCCGCAGCAAGGTGGTCATTTAAATCAAAGTGAAAGAGGTGAAAATGATCGGTCTGGTTCTTCGCATACTGTTTTGCAGAATCCCTCATCCAGTTCCCCTCAACAGCCATGCTCGAGCCCATCTGTCGTTCCCACGTCTAACCCAGAGGATCAGCCAAGCACGAGTCAGTCTCAGCCAGCTGTTAACCCCGGCATTCAACGGGAGCGATTTAATGTAACAGAAATAAGACGTCCTTTCAGCGTGACAGCTTCACGACCCGGTGAAATTCCTAACCCCGCCGAATTTTACACACAGGTTTATCATCTTCTCACAGAGCTGGCGGACTCTGTTACACGTTCAGCATCACGCAATGATGTTGTACAGCTTGAATTAAGCGGCGAAGGGTTTTCCCGTCATACAGTGGTTCAGGTAAATGATGACGGTGATTCAGTTCTGCCTGCATTTCTGGAATTTTTAGACGAGTTAACACAGTCTAATGAAGAATTGCCAGGACCTGAAAACTTGGAAATAGTACTTCAGATTGTACGAAACCCTCACGGCGGTGCTAAACGTAAGGCGACAAAGACGTTGGACTGTGAGCTGATTCATAAAAAAAGACGTCACCTCTATATTGTTGAAAATGCTTCTAATCAGCTCTGCTTTGCTGCCAGTCTAGCACATCTTTGTAACCCTGCTTTTACAGACGCCCAAGCCATGCATCAAGCCTCACTGTGGCAACGGACAGCCGGCCTCACTGAGCAAACTCCTGTGACTTTCAGCGACGTGCATAAATTTGAAGAGATAGTCAATAggaaaattgttgttttctttaaagacgACAAGGAGGCAGTGCTTCGTAAATTTCAGACAGGCTTTTCAGATCGTTCAAATCCCCTTTTCCTGCTTTTGTTCAAAAGTCATTATTATGGAATAAAGAGTCTCACAGGTTTCACAGGCTCGAGGCACATTTGTGGGTACTGCTTTAGCGGTTACGACAACATTGGCACGCATAGCTGTAAGGGTCACTGCTCGGTATGCCTCGACTCAAATTGTACTCTCCAGCAATACAGCCCTGTGCAGTGCATAGATTGTAAACGAATCTGTCGTAATTCCATCTGCTTAgctaaacacagagaacccaCACTGAGACCTAAACTTGGTAAGCTCGTAAGTAACTGTGACACGACAAAGTTCTGCCCTGTGTGtaaacagctttattttgtAGCCGCAGGTGGACAGAGCAAGCCCCACGATTGTTCAACAAAGTGCACGGTCTGTCGTCAGAAAGTGCCTCACGGTGCAGATGTCACGTTAAACGATCATCTGTGCTATATTCAACCGACCCTGACTGATGCGCAACTCCGCGATAAGCtagttttttatgattttgaaacttttacagaTCAAA
The nucleotide sequence above comes from Fundulus heteroclitus isolate FHET01 unplaced genomic scaffold, MU-UCD_Fhet_4.1 scaffold_254, whole genome shotgun sequence. Encoded proteins:
- the LOC118559262 gene encoding uncharacterized protein LOC118559262 gives rise to the protein MSGGRSSSVAAAQVHNAGLTLTQEFNEIFAAPTTAELQDLDFTLTDIDLTDKGLIDERYGCPNQPNQNDFHKELAVIQPGSSRAQTPSEARLCPKPFNPSVFHGELAVTQPGSSRAQTPSEARLCPKPFNPSVFHGELAVTQPGSSRAQTPSEARLCPKPVKPSVFRKEPAVIQPGPSRPHTPRKGRLSLAKRRLPAEIAAQNTSTPKRQRTEEHNGSVVVISSPETSEHHDRFPEEAPRLTTSHGLPRNVNQGTTLPAALTPRRDIVAQALFTAGIQPHPDTFGQTDVTIQSVHQNNDAELIAAAAEAETAASEASAHDRSRPASSAQHPVAQVIRRDAGKHKKRRSLRSLCSSVLRVQQNFKQLIIKADATGPIIDAAAWAVTHMPVATGRQAALYRRKTAALLNYCETLMVELVDAKSLIQFPSTAMLEPICRSHV